A DNA window from Gopherus evgoodei ecotype Sinaloan lineage chromosome 22, rGopEvg1_v1.p, whole genome shotgun sequence contains the following coding sequences:
- the PLPPR3 gene encoding phospholipid phosphatase-related protein type 3 yields the protein MISTKEKSKAPKDSMTLLPCFYFVELPIVASSIVTLYFLELTDLFKPAKVGFQCYDRALSMPYVETNEEMIPLLMLLSLAFAAPAASIMVGEGIIYCLQSKLKGRSGSEGSINAGGCNFNSFLRRTVRFVGVHVFGLCATALVTDVIQLATGYHAPFFLTVCKPNYTLLGISCDSNPYITQDICSGQDQNAILSARKTFPSQHATLSAFAAVYVSMYFNSIISDSTKLLKPILVFAFAIAAGVCGLTQITQYRSHPIDVYVGFLIGSGIAAYLAYHAVGNFQAPSERAPANPPAKDALRALTQRGHDSVYHQNKSVSTDELNPQTRLDGVNRQVQREKNSLGSLKRASVDVDLLAPRSPMGKENMVTFSNTLPRVNTPSMDDPARRHMTIHVPVDASRSKQLITEWKQKSLEGRSMTLAEEASGHARAGSDSVGADEEEHVPPSLYPTVQARTAERAAMGPRVLIQPRPGASQLVHIPEESQGTANISPNSSSAVRAKWMMMAEKGVGQRVANPPRLMQVIAMSKQQGLVSVTPKHSETSSSSTSSDSSQYRSPSERDSSSIVTIDAHAPHHPVVHLSSGNGPWEWKMAQKGSDGQDTYELNEMSKDYRGFRPTRSAGVSPGSSISDIEQDEPRYGSVATINVAPGGGGAAERGEGGLENVLGPTSRESTLRRKPASLTVSEKDGHTDHEAENYYKKIQANRRFKE from the exons ATGATCTCCACGAAAGAGAAGTCCAAAGCCCCCAAGGATAGCATGACGCTCCTTCCGTGCTTCTACTTTGTGGAG CTCCCGATCGTGGCTTCCTCCATCGTGACGCTGTATTTCCTGGAGCTGACCGACCTCTTCAAGCCAGCCAAGGTGGGTTTCCAGTGCTATGACCGGGCCCTGTCCATGCCTTATGTGGAGACCAACGAGGAGATGATTCCTCTGCTGATGCTTCTCAGCCTGGCCTTCGCTGCTCCCGCTGCCTCG ATCATGGTTGGGGAAGGCATCATCTACTGCCTGCAGTCCAAGCTGAAGGGACGCAGCGGTTCGGAGGGGAGCATCAACGCCGGCGGTTGCAACTTCAACTCCTTCCTGCGCAGGACTGTAAGGTTTGTGG GGGTCCACGTGTTTGGACTCTGTGCCACCGCCCTGGTGACCGACGTGATCCAGCTGGCTACTGGCTACCACGCTCCCTTTTTCCTGACGGTCTGCAAGCCCAACTACACCCTGCTGGGGATCTCCTGTGACTCCAATCCTTACATCACTCAGGACATCTGCTCAGGCCAGGACCAGAATGCGATTCTCTCTGCCAG GAAGACCTTCCCATCCCAGCATGCAACACTCTCAGCTTTCGCCGCTGTCTACGTGTCG ATGTATTTCAACTCCATCATCTCAGACAGCACCAAGCTCCTGAAACCCATCCTGGTCTTTGCCTTCGCCATCGCCGCCGGCGTCTGCGGCCTGACCCAGATCACCCAGTACCGCAGCCACCCTATTGACGTCTACGTGGGCTTCCTCATCGGCTCTGGGATCGCGGCCTACCTG GCATACCACGCGGTGGGCAACTTCCAAGCACCAAGCGAGAGGGCCCCGGCCAATCCCCCGGCCAAGGACGCCCTGCGGGCCCTGACCCAGCGGGGCCATGACTCGGTGTACCACCAGAATAAGTCCGTCAGCACAGATGAGCTCAACCCCCAGACCCGGCTAGACGGGGTGAACCGCCAGGTCCAGCGGGAGAAGAACTCCCTGGGCAGCCTGAAACGGGCCAGTGTGGACGTGGACCTGCTGGCCCCCCGCAGCCCCATGGGCAAAGAGAACATGGTCACCTTCAGCAACACCCTGCCCCGAGTCAACACCCCCTCCATGGACGACCCCGCCCGGCGCCACATGACCATCCACGTCCCCGTGGATGCCTCCCGCTCCAAGCAGCTCATCACCGAGTGGAAGCAGAAATCCCTGGAGGGCCGGAGCATGACGCTGGCCGAGGAGGCCAGTGGGCACGCGAGGGCTGGCTCAGACTCGGTGGGCGCGGATGAAGAGGAGCACGTCCCCCCCTCACTCTACCCGACGGTGCAGGCCCGCACGGCCGAGCGGGCCGCCATGGGGCCCCGGGTTCTCATCCAGCCCCGGCCGGGGGCATCCCAGCTGGTTCACATCCCTGAAGAGAGCCAAGGCACCGCCAACATCTCCCCCAACAGCAGCTCGGCCGTGCGGGCCAAGTGGATGATGATGGCGGAGAAGGGGGTGGGCCAGCGAGTGGCCAACCCGCCTCGGCTCATGCAGGTCATCGCCATGtccaagcagcagggcctggtgtCGGTCACCCCCAAGCACTCGgagacctcctcctcctccaccagctcCGATTCCTCCCAGTACCGCTCGCCGTCAGAGCGGGACAGCTCCAGCATCGTCACCATCGACGCCCACGCCCCGCACCACCCCGTGGTGCACCTGTCCTCCGGCAACGGGCCCTGGGAGTGGAAGATGGCCCAGAAAGGCTCGGACGGGCAGGACACCTACGAGCTGAACGAGATGAGCAAGGATTACCGGGGCTTCCGGCCCACCAGGAGCGCCGGCGTCTCCCCGGGCTCCTCCATTAGTGACATCGAGCAGGACGAGCCGCGTTACGGCAGCGTGGCCACCATCAACGTGGCgccgggagggggcggggcggcgGAGAGAGGTGAGGGCGGCCTGGAGAACGTGCTAGGCCCCACCAGCCGAGAGTCCACCCTGCGGAGGAAGCCTGCCAGCCTGACAGTCAGTGAGAAGGACGGACACACGGACCACGAGGCGGAAAACTACTACAAGAAAATCCAAGCCAACCGGAGATTTAAGGAGTaa